In Mastacembelus armatus chromosome 4, fMasArm1.2, whole genome shotgun sequence, the following are encoded in one genomic region:
- the nme7 gene encoding nucleoside diphosphate kinase homolog 7 isoform X1 yields MEDRYAFLTEWYDPTAALLRRYQLFYYPKDGSVEMFDVKNQRIFLRRTKYDDLHQEDLFVGNRVNVFSRQLNLIEYGDQYTANKLGSKKERTLALIKPDVVTKIGDVLELIYSSNLIVTKAKMTKLSWSQASDFYVEHQTKPFFNNLMQFVSSGPVVAMELMGDEAISIWRRLLGPADSAVARREAPQSVRAQFGTDGIKNVGHGSDSFAAAARELEFFFPSTIGHGPYNTAIYTDCTCCIIKPHAISDGLSGRILNSISSAGFEISALEMFNVDRANAEEFYEVYKGVVTEYPSMVTELCSGPCMVLEIHGTDTPKSFREFCGPADPEIARHLRPTTLRALYGKDKVKNAVHCTDLPEDSVLEVQYFFKILSG; encoded by the exons ATg GAGGATCGATACGCTTTTCTTACTGAGTGGTATGACCCTACTGCAGCTCTCCTGCGGCGCTACCAACTTTTTTACTACCCTAAAGACGGTTCAGTGGAAATG tttgatgtAAAGAACCAGCGAATATTTTTGAGAAGGACCAAATATGATGACCTCCATCAAGAGGACCTGTTTGTTGGGAATCGAGTGAATGTGTTCTCACGGCAGCTTAATCTGATTGAATATGGGGATCAGTACACAGCTAACAAACTTGGCAGCAAAAAAGAAAG AACCCTTGCTTTGATAAAGCCAGATGTAGTTACCAAGATCGGAGATGTCCTTGAGTTGATATACTCTTCCAATCTGATTGTGACCAAAGccaaaatgacaaaactttCATG GAGTCAAGCATCAGACTTTTATGTTGAACATCAGACAAAGCCTTTTTTCAA TAACCTGATGCAGTTTGTGTCCTCGGGCCCTGTGGTTGCCATGGAGCTAATGGGTGATGAGGCCATCTCTATCTGGAGGAGGCTCCTGGGACCTGCAGACTCTGCTGTGGCGCGGAGGGAGGCACCACAGAGTGTCCGTGCCCAGTTTGGAACAGATGGCATCAAAAATGTTGGTCATGGCTCTGACTCatttgctgcagcagcaaga gagcttgaatttttttttccatccacaATTGGCCATGGTCCCTATAACACAGCCATCTATACAGACTGCACATGCTGCATCATCAAACCTCATGCCATATCAGACG GCCTGAGTGGGAGGATCCTGAACTCCATATCTTCAGCCGGATTTGAAATCTCAGCCCTGGAGATG TTCAATGTTGACCGGGCAAATGCGGAAGAATTCTATGAAGTTTACAAAGGCGTCGTTACGGAATATCCC AGTATGGTGACTGAGCTGTGTTCTGGACCCTGCATGGTCCTAGAAATACATGGCACCGACACACCAAAGTCATTCAGGGAATTCTGTGGGCCGGCTGATCCA GAAATTGCACGCCATCTTCGTCCAACCACATTGCGTGCTCTTTACGgcaaagacaaagtgaaaaatgcagTGCACTGTACAGACCTCCCGGAAGACAGTGTTCTGGAG GTGCAGTATTTTTTCAAGATTTTGAGCGGGTGA
- the nme7 gene encoding nucleoside diphosphate kinase homolog 7 isoform X2, translated as MFDVKNQRIFLRRTKYDDLHQEDLFVGNRVNVFSRQLNLIEYGDQYTANKLGSKKERTLALIKPDVVTKIGDVLELIYSSNLIVTKAKMTKLSWSQASDFYVEHQTKPFFNNLMQFVSSGPVVAMELMGDEAISIWRRLLGPADSAVARREAPQSVRAQFGTDGIKNVGHGSDSFAAAARELEFFFPSTIGHGPYNTAIYTDCTCCIIKPHAISDGLSGRILNSISSAGFEISALEMFNVDRANAEEFYEVYKGVVTEYPSMVTELCSGPCMVLEIHGTDTPKSFREFCGPADPEIARHLRPTTLRALYGKDKVKNAVHCTDLPEDSVLEVQYFFKILSG; from the exons ATG tttgatgtAAAGAACCAGCGAATATTTTTGAGAAGGACCAAATATGATGACCTCCATCAAGAGGACCTGTTTGTTGGGAATCGAGTGAATGTGTTCTCACGGCAGCTTAATCTGATTGAATATGGGGATCAGTACACAGCTAACAAACTTGGCAGCAAAAAAGAAAG AACCCTTGCTTTGATAAAGCCAGATGTAGTTACCAAGATCGGAGATGTCCTTGAGTTGATATACTCTTCCAATCTGATTGTGACCAAAGccaaaatgacaaaactttCATG GAGTCAAGCATCAGACTTTTATGTTGAACATCAGACAAAGCCTTTTTTCAA TAACCTGATGCAGTTTGTGTCCTCGGGCCCTGTGGTTGCCATGGAGCTAATGGGTGATGAGGCCATCTCTATCTGGAGGAGGCTCCTGGGACCTGCAGACTCTGCTGTGGCGCGGAGGGAGGCACCACAGAGTGTCCGTGCCCAGTTTGGAACAGATGGCATCAAAAATGTTGGTCATGGCTCTGACTCatttgctgcagcagcaaga gagcttgaatttttttttccatccacaATTGGCCATGGTCCCTATAACACAGCCATCTATACAGACTGCACATGCTGCATCATCAAACCTCATGCCATATCAGACG GCCTGAGTGGGAGGATCCTGAACTCCATATCTTCAGCCGGATTTGAAATCTCAGCCCTGGAGATG TTCAATGTTGACCGGGCAAATGCGGAAGAATTCTATGAAGTTTACAAAGGCGTCGTTACGGAATATCCC AGTATGGTGACTGAGCTGTGTTCTGGACCCTGCATGGTCCTAGAAATACATGGCACCGACACACCAAAGTCATTCAGGGAATTCTGTGGGCCGGCTGATCCA GAAATTGCACGCCATCTTCGTCCAACCACATTGCGTGCTCTTTACGgcaaagacaaagtgaaaaatgcagTGCACTGTACAGACCTCCCGGAAGACAGTGTTCTGGAG GTGCAGTATTTTTTCAAGATTTTGAGCGGGTGA
- the LOC113129337 gene encoding homocysteine S-methyltransferase: MGSRLKHYMNDNGPLILDGGLATQLEAQGVHLQGDPLWSARLLHTNPQAIKDVHYRFLLSGADVITTATYQASITGFINHLNMSCEGARELLMSGVHLAKETVERFVSDCHPTAQRYFLVAGSVGPYGAFLHNGSEYTGAYAKEMSIEELKGWHRPHIDCLVAAGVDLIAFETIPSIKEAEALVEVLKEFPNSKAWLSFSCKDGRCISDGSPFTDAVQIANKSTQLVAVGVNCCSPAVVEPLLDSARSLLCPDMSWVVYPNSGEEWDSEQGWLTSGKTSASIPELSHTWIKQGAAMIGGCCRIGPADIADLKQQLRGSLTSAASPVRPD; encoded by the exons ATGGGTTCTCGTCTAAAGCATTATATGAACGATAATGGACCTTTGATCTTGGATGGTGGACTAGCCACTCAGTTGGAAGCGCAAGGAGTTCATTTACAG GGAGATCCTTTGTGGAGCGCCAGGCTGTTGCATACTAATCCCCAGGCCATAAAAGATGTACATTACAG GTTCCTCCTCAGTGGTGCTGATGTTATCACCACAGCCACATACCAAGCAAGTATTACAGGATTCATCAATCACCTGAACATGAGCTGTGAAGGTGCCAGGGAGCTGCTGATGTCTGGTGTCCACCTGGCCAAAGAGACAGTTGAGAGATTTGTCTCTGATTGTCATCCAACAG CGCAGAGATATTTCTTGGTGGCAGGCTCAGTGGGACCGTACGGGGCCTTTCTCCACAACGGCTCAGAGTACACTGGGGCTTATGCAAAGGAGATGAGTATTGAA GAGCTTAAAGGTTGGCACCGGCCACACATCGACTGCTTAGTAGCAGCAGGTGTGGATCTCATTGCTTTTGAGACAATCCCAAGTATCAAAGAGGCAGAGGCTTTGGTGGAAGTGCTCAAAGAATTCCCAAACTCTAAGGCCTGGCTGTCCTTTTCCTGTAAG GATGGAAGGTGTATATCAGATGGCAGCCCCTTCACTGATGCGGTCCAAATAGCCAACAAATCCACACAGCTGGTCGCTGTAGGAGTCAACTGCTGTTCTCCAGCTGTGGTGGAGCCGCTGCTGGATTCTGCTAGGTCACTGTTGTGCCCAGACATGAGCTGGGTGGTCTATCCTAACAGTGGAGAGGAATGGGACAGTGAGCAAGG GTGGCTTACATCAGgaaaaacatcagcatcaaTACCTGAACTCAGTCATACATGGATAAAGCAAGGTGCTGCTATGATAG GGGGCTGCTGCCGTATTGGTCCTGCTGACATAGCTGACTTAAAACAACAGTTAAGAGGAAGCTTGACATCTGCAGCCTCTCCCGTGAGACCGGACTAA
- the LOC113129336 gene encoding basic immunoglobulin-like variable motif-containing protein — protein sequence MPNTSEGQGANVSGPAETSGLQRPSDGEGERGLISSLVRDAARVRRASSAELHLQWTCPVTHSREKFYTVCSDYALLNQAASVYCPPHTARDAGQNKQGDGALVVKPKPSEDFGTGQAGGAHVGSDGDFEVEELSSGNTKPILAWEIDTADFNSVLTRKIRTSNVKKSSSKKMKTSDRPTRNLQDVPPHASLEEIKQRKVFDLRRWYCVSRPQYKTSCGISSLVSCWNFLYSTLGAGSLPPISQEEALHILGFQPPFEEIKFGPFTGNATLMRWFRQINDNFRVRGCSYILYKPHGKHKTAGETAEGALMKLTQGLKDESMAYIYHCQNHYFCPVGFEATPLKAAKAYRGPIPTNEMEYWILIGEPSRKHPAIHCKKWLDIVTDLNTQNPEYLDIRHTERGIQRRKTKKVGGNLHCIMAFQRVNWQKLGPWALNLENLRHDFHHSGTERAHGSGTEDTGARTPTKRLPHLGRSHSMGSQKDTCWKRLSNTAEYRQRSSPDSDLEEDITD from the exons ATGCCTAATACATCAGAAGGTCAAGGAGCAAACGTGTCTGGGCCAGCAGAAACGTCTGGGCTGCAGAGACCCTCTGATGGGGAAGGGGAACGAGGTCTGATCAGCTCCCTTGTCCGGGACGCTGCAAGAGTAAGGCGGGCTTCGAGCGCCGAGCTGCACCTGCAGTGGACATGCCCGGTCACACACTCCAGAGAGAAGTTCTACACCGTCTGCTCTGATTATGCTCTTCTCAACCAGGCTGCTTCTGTGTACTGTCCCCCACACACAGCCAGGGATGCAGGCCAGAACAAGCAGGGCGACGGGGCCCTGGTTGTGAAACCTAAACCCTCTGAGGATTTCGGCACTGGTCAAGCTGGAGGTGCACATGTGGGATCAGATGGGGACTTCGAAGTGGAGGAACTGTCCTCAGGCAACACCAAACCTATTTTGGCCTGGGAGATCGATACAGCAGACTTCAATTCTGTGCTCAccagaaaaataagaacaa GCAATGTGAAGAAATCCAGCAGCAAGAAGATGAAAACGTCAGACAGACCGACCAGAAATCTGCAAGACGTCCCTCCTCATGCGTCGCTGGAGGAGatcaaacagagaaaagtgtTCGACCTCAGAAGATG GTATTGCGTCAGTCGGCCACAGTACAAGACCTCATGTGGAATCTCGTCCTTGGTGTCCTGCTGGAACTTCTTGTACAGCACTCTGGGTGCAGGAAG TCTTCCACCCATCTCTCAGGAGGAGGCTCTGCATATTCTGGGGTTTCAGCCGCCTTTTGAAGAAATCAAGTTTGGTCCTTTCACTGGCAACGCTACTCTGATGCG GTGGTTCAGACAAATCAATGACAATTTCCGAGTGCGAGGTTGCTCCTATATTCTGTATAAACCGCATGGAAAACACAAGACAGCTGGAGAAACGG CTGAAGGAGCGTTGATGAAACTGACACAAGGGCTGAAGGACGAGTCTATGGCCTACATTTACCACTGCCAGAATCACTACTTCTGCCCAGTGGGTTTTGAGGCAACACCACTCAAAGCAGCAAAGGCTTATAG GGGCCCTATACCCACAAATGAAATGGAATACTGGATCTTAATTGGGGAACCCAGTAGGAAACATCCAGCTATTCACTGTAAAAA GTGGCTGGACATTGTGACTGATCTCAACACACAAAATCCAGAATATCTGGATATTCGTCACACAGAGCGAGGGATTCAGCGACGCAAAACTAAAAAG GTGGGGGGCAACCTGCACTGCATCATGGCCTTCCAGAGGGTGAACTGGCAAAAGCTCGGCCCCTGGGCTCTGAATTTGGAGAACCTGCGCCACGACTTCCACCACTCTGGCACAGAGCGAGCCCACGGAAGTGGCACAGAGGATACAGGGGCGAGAACGCCAACAAAGCGCCTCCCCCACTTGGGACGATCACACAGTATGGGAAGTCAGAAGGACACCTGCTGGAAACGCCTGTCCAACACTGCAGAGTACAGGCAGAGGAGCTCCCCTGACAGCGACCTCGAAGAGGACATCACTGACTGA
- the LOC113129227 gene encoding inosine-uridine preferring nucleoside hydrolase isoform X1 — protein sequence MTLLIAGVFTLKKTMAKKLVIIDTDCGIDDAQAIMMALAAPNIQILGITCVFGNAAVENVCQNVLRVLSVCEHDGIPVFRGSVGPLLGDSNLCNNHFGTDGLGDVIAEQDPQWEEKIQKEHAVNAMIRLVSEHQNQVSLVTLGPLTNLALAVRLDPCFPQKLKDLYIMGGNMEGKGNVTLCAEFNFAMDPESAYIVLEEFLCPTYLASWEYACRNSLTWEFFEEMISQDAPAARFMKMITSKCWAYSKEVMKQKRDVYFGPGFVSYDSYVMAACIDSTVVAQSIECPVRVEVQGAIARGMMALDRTNELKKSHSVCVMTKCDVAKFSQLLLESLRQPYNK from the exons ATGACCCTACTGATCGCTGGTGTTTTCACACTGAAG AAGACCATGGCAAAAAAGCTGGTGATCATCGACACGGACTGCGGCATAGATGACGCTCAGGCTATAATGATGGCCTTAGCGGCACCTAACATTCAGATCCTGGGTATTACCTGTGTGTTTGGAAACGCAGCTGTGGAGAATGTGTGTCAGAATGTGTTGAGGGTCCTCTCCGTCTGTGAGCATGATGGG ATTCCAGTGTTTCGGGGTTCTGTGGGTCCACTGCTTGGAGACAGCAACCTGTGTAATAATCACTTTGGAACTGATGGACTTGGGGATGTGATTGCAGAACAAGATCCACAGTGGGAGGAGAAAATCCAAAAGGAGCATGCAGTCAATGCAATGATTAGACTGGTGTCCGAACACCAGAACCAG GTCTCCTTGGTGACCCTTGGACCACTCACTAATCTGGCACTTGCTGTCAGACTGGATCCCTGTTTTCCCCAAAAGCTCAAAGATCTGTACATAATGGGTGGCAACATGGAAG gAAAGGGGAATGTAACACTATGTGCAGAGTTTAACTTTGCAATGGATCCAGAGTCTGCTTATATTGTTCTTGAAGAATTCCTCTGCCCTACGTACCTCGCATCATGGGAATACGCATGCAGAAATTCACTGACATGG GAGTTCTTTGAAGAGATGATCAGTCAGGATGCACCCGCTGCACGCTTTATGAAGATGATTACATCTAAGTGCTGGGCCTACTCAAAGGAGGTCATGAAGCAGAAGAGAGACGTGTACTTTGGACCTGGCTTCGTCTCCTATGATTCCTACGTAATGGCAGCCTGCATTGACAGCACTGTGGTAGCACAGAGCATTGAGTGTCCTGTTCGTGTGGAGGTACAGGGTGCGATTGCTCGTGGCATGATGGCCCTAGATCGCACAAATGAGCTTAAGAAGAgccacagtgtttgtgttatgACTAAATGTGATGTTGCCAAGTTTAGTCAGCTGTTACTGGAGTCCCTCAGACAGCCCTACAATAAATAA
- the LOC113129227 gene encoding inosine-uridine preferring nucleoside hydrolase isoform X2 codes for MAKKLVIIDTDCGIDDAQAIMMALAAPNIQILGITCVFGNAAVENVCQNVLRVLSVCEHDGIPVFRGSVGPLLGDSNLCNNHFGTDGLGDVIAEQDPQWEEKIQKEHAVNAMIRLVSEHQNQVSLVTLGPLTNLALAVRLDPCFPQKLKDLYIMGGNMEGKGNVTLCAEFNFAMDPESAYIVLEEFLCPTYLASWEYACRNSLTWEFFEEMISQDAPAARFMKMITSKCWAYSKEVMKQKRDVYFGPGFVSYDSYVMAACIDSTVVAQSIECPVRVEVQGAIARGMMALDRTNELKKSHSVCVMTKCDVAKFSQLLLESLRQPYNK; via the exons ATGGCAAAAAAGCTGGTGATCATCGACACGGACTGCGGCATAGATGACGCTCAGGCTATAATGATGGCCTTAGCGGCACCTAACATTCAGATCCTGGGTATTACCTGTGTGTTTGGAAACGCAGCTGTGGAGAATGTGTGTCAGAATGTGTTGAGGGTCCTCTCCGTCTGTGAGCATGATGGG ATTCCAGTGTTTCGGGGTTCTGTGGGTCCACTGCTTGGAGACAGCAACCTGTGTAATAATCACTTTGGAACTGATGGACTTGGGGATGTGATTGCAGAACAAGATCCACAGTGGGAGGAGAAAATCCAAAAGGAGCATGCAGTCAATGCAATGATTAGACTGGTGTCCGAACACCAGAACCAG GTCTCCTTGGTGACCCTTGGACCACTCACTAATCTGGCACTTGCTGTCAGACTGGATCCCTGTTTTCCCCAAAAGCTCAAAGATCTGTACATAATGGGTGGCAACATGGAAG gAAAGGGGAATGTAACACTATGTGCAGAGTTTAACTTTGCAATGGATCCAGAGTCTGCTTATATTGTTCTTGAAGAATTCCTCTGCCCTACGTACCTCGCATCATGGGAATACGCATGCAGAAATTCACTGACATGG GAGTTCTTTGAAGAGATGATCAGTCAGGATGCACCCGCTGCACGCTTTATGAAGATGATTACATCTAAGTGCTGGGCCTACTCAAAGGAGGTCATGAAGCAGAAGAGAGACGTGTACTTTGGACCTGGCTTCGTCTCCTATGATTCCTACGTAATGGCAGCCTGCATTGACAGCACTGTGGTAGCACAGAGCATTGAGTGTCCTGTTCGTGTGGAGGTACAGGGTGCGATTGCTCGTGGCATGATGGCCCTAGATCGCACAAATGAGCTTAAGAAGAgccacagtgtttgtgttatgACTAAATGTGATGTTGCCAAGTTTAGTCAGCTGTTACTGGAGTCCCTCAGACAGCCCTACAATAAATAA